From one Mercenaria mercenaria strain notata unplaced genomic scaffold, MADL_Memer_1 contig_4890, whole genome shotgun sequence genomic stretch:
- the LOC123541466 gene encoding uncharacterized protein LOC123541466 yields the protein MAGYYGPIGVVLDEDINRASRKITERRDEDDVRQHGLLGSALNQWQRPITDFGDSDHQWVVSLKSSPYIGEIDFGRKEWARSREAVDAVMELLQKEMRAKAEANYEHLRIDSYIRQGSSRDGLKVIKPDEFDTVIEFHIEGLQFSEKRIYKNRKYVPGFCYLQIEQRPDILQKRYPRLWREGVFQVDGEGCVCFSSRKMHQRVFVSLIDQSCRAIEEKIAAIKRSRNVSFHITRRMNPPAINITIHLDDEANDLFMKQGQIRDRSDVVREIDLDIVPAIRLRVDKDTRYNGNPVNAVIHAVCKWKEEDAAKTLEIADQMLVWHINSAGYERYTLDVARTNQKQKYILTALRILKTYFTKTNAAAKKENRAPPPIANILKSYHLKQIAIYLILFACHTYPTMRIDGAKRALACLVSLLETTLNAKHLPHFFYSNSMIGRMFQNYRVESGALRFDLFRKISDEALRQAQLSFDNHLLKDIGFNRGEGDDADLTTLTSSFSNEIGHGEYF from the exons ATGGCTGGATATTACGGACCTATCGGAGTTGTTCTGGATGAAGATATTAACCGTGCTTCAAGAAAAATTACAGAAAGAAGAGACGAG GATGATGTCAGACAGCACGGATTGTTGGGATCAGCCCTCAACCAGTGGCAGAGACCGATCACTGACTTTGGCGATAGTGATCACCAGTGGGTAGTCAGTCTAAAGTCGTCACCCTATATAG GTGAAATAGACTTTGGACGTAAGGAATGGGCACGATCTCGCGAAGCAGTTGATGCTGTTATGGAGTTGCTACAGAAAGAAATGCGAGCCAAGGCTGAAGCTAATTATGAGCATCTTAGAATTGATTCATACATTCGACAAGGCAGTTCACGAGATGGTTTGAAAGTCATCAAACCGGATGAGTTTGATACAGTTATAGAGTTTCATATCGAGGGATTGCAATTTTCAGAAAAGCGTATTTACAAGAACAGAAAATACGTTCCAGGCTTCTGCTACCTTCAAATTGAACAAAGACCCGATATACTACAAAAACGATATCCAAGGCTTTGGCGGGAAGGTGTGTTTCAAGTAGACGGAGAGGGGTGCGTTTGTTTCAGTTCAAGGAAGATGCATCAAAGGGTGTTTGTGTCCCTGATCGATCAATCCTGTCGTGCTATTGAAGAGAAAATTGCAGCAATTAAACGCTCACGGAACGTCAGTTTTCACATTACGCGCCGAATGAACCCCCCTGCCATCAACATAACTATCCATCTTGACGATGAGGCTAACGATCTGTTTATGAAGCAGGGCCAGATCAGAGACCGTAGTGATGTTGTCCGAGAAATTGATTTAGACATCGTTCCCGCAATACGTCTGAGAGTTGACAAGGATACAAGATACAATGGCAACCCAGTAAACGCAGTtatccatgctgtttgcaaatgGAAAGAGGAAGACGCAGCAAAGACGCTGGAAATTGCCGATCAAATGCTGGTTTGGCATATCAATTCAGCTGGCTACGAGAGATACACCCTTGACGTCGCAAGAACTAATCAAAAGCAGAAGTACATACTGACGGCGCTCCGAATACTCAAAACCTACTTTACTAAAACGAATGCCGCTGCGAAAAAGGAAAACCGGGCTCCACCACCAATCGCAAATATCCTTAAGTCGTACCATCTGAAACAGATAGCAATATATCTGATTCTCTTTGCATGTCACACCTACCCAACTATGCGGATTGATGGAGCCAAACGAGCGCTTGCATGTCTTGTTTCTCTGTTGGAAACAACACTGAATGCAAAACATTTGCCACATTTCTTCTATTCAAATTCAATGATTGGTAGAATGTTTCAAAATTATCGAGTGGAAAGTGGCGCTCTTCGATTTGATCTATTTCGAAAAATATCGGACGAAGCTCTCCGCCAGGCACAACTTTCTTTTGACAATCACCTGCTCAAAGACATAGGGTTCAATAGGGGTGAAGGTGATGATGCCGATCTAACAACCTTAACTTCCAGTTTTTCGAATGAAATTGGGCATGGCGAGTACTTTTAG